The following proteins come from a genomic window of Panthera leo isolate Ple1 chromosome E2, P.leo_Ple1_pat1.1, whole genome shotgun sequence:
- the LOC122208918 gene encoding cyclin-P, with product MRAGTFKAPATGPQLRREESPAASPDPEPPSVPVPDSIREGASVSPGRQARPPGPCVPPGLAEALSALGLAGEREYAGDIFAEVMVCHALPRRALPRAVTPEMRALVVDWLIQVHEYLGLAGDTLYLAVHLLDAYLRAGRVRLQRLQLLGVACLFVACKMEERVLPECASLCLLGAGSFSRAELLRAERRILSRLDFRLHHPGPLLCLGLLAALAGSGPQVTLFATYFLELSLLEAEAAGWEPGPRAAAALSLAHRLLDGAGSGLEPALYSPAELRPLEPCMARAALRGPAPGRAATFLKYARPQLQGTSLAAARLLRRPQPGPP from the exons ATGCGTGCAGGCACGTTTAAAGCGCCCGCCACAGGTCCTCAGCTCCGGCGGGAAGAG aGTCCCGCTGCCTCGCCCGACCCCGAGCCTCCGAGCGTCCCGGTCCCCGACAGCATCCGCGAGGGCGCGAGCGTGTCTCCAGGACGCCAGGCGCGGCCCCCGGGGCCCTGCGTGCCGCCCGGGCTGGCGGAGGCTCTGAGCGCGCTGGGACTGGCGGGAGAGCGCGAGTACGCTGGGGACATCTTCGCCGAAGTCATG GTGTGCCACGCGCTGCCCCGGAGGGCCCTGCCCCGCGCTGTGACCCCGGAGATGCGCGCGCTGGTGGTGGACTGGCTGATCCAGGTGCAC GAGTACCTGGGCCTGGCGGGGGACACGCTCTACCTGGCGGTGCACCTGCTCGATGCCTACCTGCGCGCCGGCAGAGTGCGCCTCCAGCGCCTGCAGCTGCTGGGCGTGGCCTGCCTGTTCGTGGCCTGCAAAATGGAGGAACGCGTGCTTCCCGAG tgtgcctccctctgcctcctgggcGCTGGCTCCTTCTCGCGGGCCGAGCTCCTGCGCGCAGAGCGCCGCATCCTGAGCCGCTTGGATTTCCGGCTGCACCACCCGGGCCCCTTACTCTGCCTCGGGCTCCTCGCCGCGCTGGCCGGGAGCGGCCCCCAG GTGACGCTCTTTGCCACCTACTTTCTGGAGCTGTCTCTGCTGGAGGCCGAGGCAGCGGGATGGGAGCCGGGTCCGCGCGCAGCTGCGGCGCTGAGCCTGGCGCATCGCTTGCTCGACGGGGCGGGCTCAGGCCTGGAGCCGGCGCTTTACAG CCCCGCGGAGCTGCGCCCGCTCGAGCCGTGCATGGCCCGCGCCGCGCTCCGAGGCCCCGCGCCCGGCCGCGCAGCCACCTTCCTCAAGTACGCGCGGCCCCAGCTCCAGGGCACCAGCCTCGCCGCCGCCCGCTTGCTCCGCCGCCCCCAGCCCGGGCCTCCCTGA
- the TTC9B gene encoding tetratricopeptide repeat protein 9B, translating into MQRGALSPVLMLSAAPEPPPRPPPALSPPGPGPRHGSARPSPAPEPSGGLGAALDSSLRAAVAFKAEGQRCYREKKFREAIGKYHRALLQLKAAQGARPGGLPAPAPGPASSPGPARLSEEQRRLVENTEVECYDSLTACLLQSELVNYERVREYCLKVLEKQQGNFKATYRAGIAFYHLGDYARALRYLQEARSREPTDTNVLHYIQLTQLKMNRRSLQREDSGAGAGAGAGPGNRDVIG; encoded by the exons ATGCAGCGCGGCGCGCTGTCCCCGGTGCTGATGCTCAGCGCTGCCCCGGAGCCTCCGCCGCGCCCGCCTCCCGCCCTCTCCCCGCCGGGCCCGGGCCCCCGCCATGGCTCGGCtcggcccagccctgccccagagcCGTCGGGAGGCCTGGGCGCGGCGCTCGACAGCAGCCTGCGGGCCGCCGTGGCGTTCAAGGCGGAGGGCCAGCGCTGCTACCGAGAGAAGAAGTTCCGGGAAGCCATCGGCAAGTATCACCGGGCACTGCTGCAGCTGAAGGCGGCGCAGGGAGCCCGCCCTGGAGGtctgcccgcccccgcccccgggcccgccAGCAGCCCGGGGCCAGCCCGCCTCAGCGAGGAGCAGCGGCGCCTGGTGGAGAACACGGAGGTGGAATGTTATGACTCTCTCACGG CCTGCCTGCTGCAGTCGGAGCTGGTGAACTACGAGCGGGTGCGCGAGTACTGTCTCAAGGTCCTGGAGAAGCAGCAGGGCAACTTCAAGGCCACCTACCGCGCTGGCATTGCCTTCTACCACCTGGGCGACTATGCACGCGCGCTGCGCTACCTGCAGGAGGCCCGCAGCCGGGAGCCCACAG ACACCAATGTCCTGCACTACATCCAGCTGACCCAGCTGAAGATGAACCGTCGCAGCCTCCAGCGGGAAGACAgtggggccggggctggggccggggcggggccagggaATCGGGATGTCATAGGCTAA